A region of Natribaculum luteum DNA encodes the following proteins:
- a CDS encoding carbohydrate kinase family protein, translated as MVTVLTAGHVNWDVTLRVDRLPEPDGEVSIRSQRQSGGGSAANVAAALTRLEVDAGLIGSVGDDDNGLLARRELERHGIDLEGLRVVSDAQTAVKYLLVDDDGEVAVLGNDGVNEAVRPEHVDPARIRDADHVHLTGQHPETAAAIASIASEAGVTVSFDPGRRLGDRDYGDALAAADVIFATDREAEAILESEYPGSTFGDRTVVLTYGGDGAEVHTPEGSFHHPGFDVDPVDTTGAGDAFAAGFIATHLETEDVERALEFANACGALAASQAGARGAPTMAAVTDFLDDRF; from the coding sequence ATGGTCACCGTGCTCACCGCGGGGCACGTCAACTGGGACGTGACGCTCCGCGTCGACAGGTTGCCCGAACCGGACGGCGAAGTGTCGATCCGCTCGCAACGTCAGTCCGGCGGCGGGAGCGCAGCCAACGTCGCCGCTGCCCTCACCCGCCTCGAGGTCGACGCTGGGCTGATCGGGAGCGTCGGCGACGACGACAACGGCCTGCTCGCCAGACGCGAACTCGAGCGACACGGAATCGATCTCGAGGGACTTCGCGTCGTCTCCGACGCGCAGACGGCGGTGAAGTACCTGCTCGTCGACGACGACGGCGAGGTGGCGGTGCTGGGAAACGACGGCGTCAACGAGGCCGTCCGGCCGGAACACGTCGACCCAGCCCGGATTCGCGACGCAGATCACGTCCACCTTACGGGCCAACATCCCGAAACCGCCGCCGCCATCGCCTCGATCGCGAGCGAGGCTGGCGTCACGGTCAGCTTCGATCCCGGCCGACGACTCGGCGACCGGGACTACGGCGACGCCCTCGCTGCCGCCGACGTGATTTTCGCGACCGACCGCGAGGCCGAGGCGATCCTCGAGTCGGAGTACCCCGGATCGACGTTCGGCGACCGAACCGTCGTCCTCACGTACGGCGGCGACGGGGCCGAAGTCCACACTCCCGAGGGATCGTTCCACCACCCTGGGTTCGACGTCGACCCGGTCGACACGACCGGTGCGGGCGACGCATTCGCCGCCGGTTTCATCGCGACTCACCTCGAGACCGAGGACGTCGAACGCGCGCTCGAATTCGCGAACGCCTGCGGTGCGCTGGCCGCGAGCCAAGCGGGCGCGCGGGGCGCACCGACGATGGCGGCGGTGACCGACTTCCTCGATGACCGATTTTGA